A genomic window from Terrisporobacter glycolicus ATCC 14880 = DSM 1288 includes:
- a CDS encoding DUF2179 domain-containing protein, protein MIAKVILIFVLQLIYVPVLSLRTVLVVKGEDKKAPFAAFVEGIIYIVSLGIVFSDLTNIYNIVAYVFGYAIGVYLGGKLEKKLAIGYRVVQINLTKENDDLINILRGHKFGVTKLEGKGRNNETRYRLEVMTHRVREKEVIKITEQLEPEAFIISFELAHFKGGYLNKHSTQ, encoded by the coding sequence ATGATTGCTAAAGTTATACTAATATTTGTTTTACAGCTAATATATGTACCTGTTTTATCTCTTAGAACGGTGCTTGTTGTAAAAGGTGAAGACAAAAAAGCTCCTTTCGCAGCATTTGTAGAAGGAATAATTTATATTGTAAGTTTAGGAATTGTATTTTCTGATTTAACTAACATATATAATATTGTTGCTTATGTTTTTGGTTATGCTATAGGGGTATACTTAGGAGGAAAATTAGAAAAGAAACTTGCTATAGGATATAGAGTAGTGCAAATTAATTTAACGAAGGAAAATGATGATTTAATAAATATATTAAGAGGTCATAAATTCGGAGTTACAAAACTTGAAGGAAAAGGACGAAATAATGAAACAAGATATAGATTAGAGGTTATGACTCATAGAGTAAGAGAGAAAGAAGTTATAAAAATAACTGAACAATTAGAGCCAGAAGCCTTTATAATATCCTTTGAATTGGCACATTTTAAAGGTGGATATTTAAACAAACATTCTACGCAGTGA
- the mgtE gene encoding magnesium transporter, with product MVEVVSNLIKKRKILELSEYFADLNSVDIAKDMVNLRNEEIVLAFRILPKDIAVEVFSYLELDMQEYIIQSITDSELKDIVDKLFLDDTVDIIEELPSHMVKKVLKNTSKEKRELINQLLKYDENTAGSIMTIEFLDLKESMTVKDAIKHIRRDTLNKEDVDTCFIIDNNRKLKGTLHLKELILNNEKTFIENIMDRNVISTNTMADQEIVASEFKKYDLTCMPVVDKEDRLVGIITVDDIMDIVDKENTEDFQKMAAIKPNEESYLKTPVIDLAKDRVIWLLVLMISATFTGSIIKKFDDVLQSVVILAAFIPMLMDTGGNAGSQSSTLVIRGLALGDIELKDYLKVMLKEFRVSLIVATVLASVNFLRIYFLEKTDLFISLTVCLSLFCTVIIAKVVGGLLPIIAKKLKFDPAIMASPLITTIVDTFALMVYFTLAKLLLRI from the coding sequence ATGGTAGAAGTAGTAAGTAATTTAATTAAAAAAAGAAAAATTTTAGAGTTGAGCGAATACTTTGCTGACCTAAATTCAGTAGATATAGCAAAGGATATGGTAAATTTAAGAAATGAGGAAATAGTATTAGCTTTTAGAATACTGCCAAAAGATATAGCGGTTGAAGTATTTTCATATTTAGAATTGGATATGCAAGAATATATAATACAGTCTATAACAGATAGTGAATTAAAAGATATTGTTGATAAATTATTTTTAGATGATACAGTGGATATTATAGAAGAACTACCTTCACATATGGTAAAAAAAGTATTAAAAAATACTTCAAAAGAAAAAAGAGAACTTATAAATCAGTTATTAAAATATGATGAAAATACAGCAGGCTCCATTATGACTATAGAATTTTTAGACTTAAAAGAAAGCATGACAGTCAAAGACGCTATAAAACATATTAGACGTGATACTTTAAACAAAGAAGATGTGGATACTTGTTTTATAATTGATAACAATAGAAAGTTAAAAGGAACACTACATTTAAAAGAACTAATATTAAATAATGAAAAGACTTTTATAGAAAACATAATGGACAGAAATGTTATAAGCACAAATACAATGGCAGATCAAGAGATTGTAGCTTCAGAGTTTAAGAAATACGACTTAACATGTATGCCTGTGGTGGACAAAGAAGATAGATTAGTTGGTATTATAACAGTAGATGATATTATGGATATAGTAGATAAAGAAAATACAGAGGATTTTCAAAAGATGGCAGCTATAAAGCCAAATGAAGAGTCTTATTTAAAAACTCCAGTAATAGACTTGGCAAAAGATAGAGTTATATGGCTATTAGTGCTAATGATATCTGCCACATTTACTGGTTCCATAATAAAGAAGTTTGATGATGTTTTGCAATCAGTAGTAATTCTTGCTGCATTTATTCCTATGTTGATGGATACAGGTGGTAATGCAGGTTCACAATCTTCAACTTTAGTAATAAGAGGATTAGCTCTTGGAGATATTGAGTTGAAAGATTATTTAAAAGTAATGTTGAAAGAATTTAGGGTAAGTTTAATAGTTGCAACTGTTTTAGCAAGTGTGAACTTTCTTAGAATATATTTTTTAGAAAAAACGGATTTATTTATATCTTTAACAGTATGTTTAAGTTTATTTTGTACAGTTATAATTGCTAAAGTAGTAGGAGGTTTATTACCTATAATAGCTAAAAAACTAAAATTTGATCCAGCAATTATGGCTAGTCCATTAATTACTACAATTGTAGACACTTTTGCACTTATGGTATACTTTACTTTAGCTAAATTATTACTTAGAATATAA
- a CDS encoding HAMP domain-containing sensor histidine kinase, which produces MELDINLDLKNKSISLRNIITISFLTIIALTILSITIFVTKAFESEFGKYVDDSNKSEVNHLINFDLNNIYKDKTWNTHLIKRLAEDSIEKGVVLEVYDKNNQLIYGILEDEKSESNEILNNIRKNMESIEENWTPKLEEYKVAIYNENNNKVGYAQISYYESLYYMENDIMFLNIINSFMKVISLISIGSALLISLIISKSISSSIENVSYKAKNMSDGKYNDKVEYNSKIKEVKELIQSINKLSYKLNEQELLRKRITTDVAHELRTPLTNIQGHLDCMIDGIWEATPERLNSIREETLRLSNLVGQLRLLSKYDRENNLVNKIQVNLKEFIQHFIYNYEGDALSKNINITYDLKEIYINIDKEQFSQVLSNLLSNAIKYTNVRGEIYIKAYEDDDNVVISIEDNGIGIPQNDIKFIFERFYRVDKSRDKETGGIGIGLSIVKSIVDAHNGQIYVKSEMNKGTEFIITLPK; this is translated from the coding sequence ATGGAATTGGATATAAATTTGGACTTAAAAAATAAAAGTATATCCCTTAGGAATATAATAACAATATCTTTCTTAACAATAATAGCATTAACAATATTATCAATAACAATATTTGTAACAAAAGCTTTTGAATCAGAGTTTGGAAAATATGTGGATGATAGCAATAAGTCAGAGGTAAACCACTTAATAAATTTTGATTTAAATAATATATATAAAGATAAAACATGGAATACACATTTAATAAAAAGGTTGGCAGAAGATTCCATAGAAAAAGGCGTAGTATTGGAAGTTTATGATAAAAACAACCAGTTAATATATGGAATACTAGAAGATGAAAAAAGTGAGTCAAATGAAATATTAAATAACATAAGAAAAAATATGGAAAGTATAGAGGAAAACTGGACACCTAAATTAGAAGAATACAAAGTTGCCATATATAATGAAAATAATAATAAAGTAGGTTATGCACAAATTTCATACTATGAGTCATTGTATTACATGGAAAATGATATTATGTTTTTGAATATAATAAATAGTTTTATGAAAGTAATAAGTCTTATATCCATAGGAAGTGCACTACTAATTTCCTTAATTATATCAAAGTCAATTTCAAGTTCTATAGAAAATGTATCTTATAAAGCTAAAAATATGAGCGATGGGAAATACAATGATAAAGTAGAATATAATAGCAAGATAAAAGAAGTAAAAGAATTGATTCAATCAATTAATAAATTATCTTACAAGCTAAATGAACAAGAACTGCTTAGAAAAAGAATAACAACAGATGTAGCTCATGAGTTGAGAACACCTTTAACAAATATTCAAGGCCATTTAGACTGTATGATAGATGGTATATGGGAAGCTACACCAGAGAGGCTTAATAGTATAAGAGAAGAAACACTAAGACTTAGTAACTTAGTAGGACAGCTTAGATTATTGTCAAAATACGATAGGGAAAACAACCTTGTGAATAAGATCCAAGTTAATTTAAAAGAATTTATACAACATTTCATTTACAACTATGAAGGAGACGCTTTGTCAAAAAATATTAATATAACCTATGATTTGAAAGAAATATATATAAATATTGATAAAGAACAGTTTTCGCAAGTGTTATCAAACTTATTATCTAATGCTATTAAATATACAAATGTTCGTGGTGAAATATATATAAAAGCATATGAAGATGATGATAATGTTGTTATATCTATTGAAGACAATGGGATTGGAATTCCACAAAATGATATTAAATTTATTTTTGAAAGATTTTACAGAGTGGATAAATCAAGGGATAAAGAAACTGGAGGTATAGGAATAGGTTTATCAATAGTAAAAAGCATAGTTGATGCTCATAATGGACAAATATATGTAAAGAGTGAAATGAACAAAGGTACAGAGTTTATAATAACATTACCTAAATAA
- a CDS encoding response regulator transcription factor encodes MIKILMVEDDSTIAFGVKYALEQEGFKIDICKDLESARLKINEKSYDIILLDVMLPDGNGYDFCKEIREIKDIPIIFLTACDDEVNIVMGLDIGGDDYMTKPFRVRELISRIKAVIRRNQGEDKGKKILKYGDLSIHTLEARVYKGSEEVFLTSAEYKLLLILIQNENIILSRNQILEKLWDVTYDFINDNTLTVYIKRLREKIEDDSSNPKLIITVRGMGYKWSGSEVND; translated from the coding sequence ATGATAAAGATTCTTATGGTAGAGGACGACTCTACAATAGCTTTTGGAGTGAAATATGCTCTAGAACAAGAAGGTTTTAAAATAGATATATGCAAAGATTTAGAAAGTGCCAGACTTAAGATAAACGAAAAATCTTATGACATAATTCTTTTAGACGTAATGTTGCCAGATGGTAATGGTTATGATTTTTGTAAAGAAATAAGAGAAATAAAAGATATACCTATAATATTTTTAACAGCATGTGATGACGAGGTGAATATAGTTATGGGACTTGATATTGGAGGAGATGATTATATGACAAAGCCTTTTAGAGTAAGAGAGCTTATATCTAGAATAAAGGCAGTAATTAGGAGAAATCAAGGAGAAGATAAGGGTAAGAAAATTTTAAAATATGGAGACCTGAGTATTCATACTTTAGAAGCAAGGGTTTATAAAGGTAGTGAAGAAGTATTTTTAACTTCTGCTGAGTATAAGTTATTATTAATTTTAATTCAAAATGAAAATATAATTTTAAGCAGAAATCAAATATTAGAGAAATTATGGGATGTAACTTATGACTTTATCAATGATAACACTTTAACTGTTTATATAAAACGCCTTAGGGAAAAAATTGAAGATGATTCAAGTAATCCAAAGTTAATAATTACAGTTAGAGGTATGGGATACAAGTGGAGTGGAAGTGAAGTTAATGATTAG
- a CDS encoding sensor histidine kinase — protein sequence MIRYNVEMKSFIRRFSVLFLVAIVMCGGVTLINLKIIKEKVVENNQAIIGNILSKKPELEEDIIDIVTQGNSKDNVELGKEVLSKYNYNSNISLKNEPIINESIRYIFNINWVFLCIILILFIILALSYFKKIYEDIKDMTDYVYNCSEGRRFEMKNRNQDGQIGLLKTELIKMTNILKEKVELLNNEKIFLNNTISDISHQLKTPMTSLVILNDLMYEDLPKETKIEFLDKIKSQLNRMEWLVKSMLKLSKVEAKVIDFEKKEVRINELIKRSVAPSLIPMEIKNIELSISGDENTSYIGDINWSSEAFVNIIKNCIEHTPKGGKINIRYDQNPLYCEIVIKDSGEGIDKKDLPHIFKRFYKGKTSKEDSVGIGLAMSKSIIESQNGDIYVNSEKNEGTEFHIIFHKAYDD from the coding sequence ATGATTAGATACAATGTGGAGATGAAAAGTTTTATAAGGCGATTTAGTGTTTTATTTCTTGTTGCTATTGTTATGTGCGGTGGCGTAACATTAATTAATTTAAAAATCATAAAAGAAAAAGTAGTTGAAAATAATCAAGCAATTATAGGAAATATTTTATCTAAAAAACCTGAGTTGGAAGAAGATATTATAGATATAGTTACGCAAGGAAATTCTAAAGACAATGTAGAACTAGGTAAAGAAGTACTAAGCAAATATAATTATAATAGTAATATAAGTTTGAAAAATGAACCTATTATAAATGAAAGTATAAGATACATTTTTAATATTAATTGGGTATTTTTATGTATTATCTTAATTTTATTTATTATTCTAGCTTTAAGCTATTTTAAAAAAATTTATGAAGATATAAAAGACATGACAGATTATGTTTATAATTGCTCTGAAGGTCGAAGATTTGAAATGAAAAATAGAAATCAAGATGGTCAAATAGGTCTTTTAAAAACGGAATTAATAAAAATGACTAATATATTAAAAGAAAAAGTAGAGCTTTTAAATAATGAAAAAATATTTTTAAATAACACTATTTCGGATATATCTCATCAGTTAAAGACACCTATGACATCGTTAGTAATCTTAAATGATTTAATGTATGAAGATTTACCAAAAGAAACAAAAATAGAATTTTTAGATAAAATAAAATCTCAACTAAATCGAATGGAATGGCTAGTAAAAAGCATGTTAAAACTTTCAAAAGTTGAAGCCAAAGTAATAGACTTTGAGAAAAAAGAAGTTAGAATCAATGAATTAATTAAAAGATCAGTTGCTCCAAGTTTAATTCCTATGGAAATTAAAAACATAGAACTAAGTATCAGCGGAGATGAAAACACAAGTTATATTGGTGATATAAATTGGTCTAGTGAAGCTTTTGTAAACATAATAAAAAATTGTATAGAACATACTCCAAAAGGAGGAAAAATAAATATTAGGTATGATCAAAACCCTCTATACTGTGAAATTGTAATAAAAGATAGCGGAGAAGGAATAGACAAAAAAGACTTGCCTCATATTTTCAAAAGATTTTATAAAGGAAAAACTTCAAAGGAAGATAGTGTGGGTATAGGTCTTGCCATGTCTAAGTCTATTATAGAAAGTCAAAATGGGGATATTTACGTAAACAGTGAAAAAAATGAAGGAACTGAGTTTCATATAATTTTTCATAAAGCTTATGATGACTAA
- a CDS encoding MBL fold metallo-hydrolase, which produces MKITYIHHSSFVVELKNCILLFDYFQGNLPEFNNDKKLYVFASHSHHDHFNDSIFELKKVHPDVTYILSKDINTTKSKNIRLIDSNEKIVIDNLEIETLQSSDLGVAFIVKIENKRIYHGGDLNWWHWEGENSPEENAHAENLFKNSIDKIKEINIDVAFLPLDSRQGNQYYLGFDYFMKNTNTKIAFPMHFWNNYSLVKTFKTSNHALNYKDKILEINHDNEEFRL; this is translated from the coding sequence ATGAAAATAACATATATTCATCATAGTAGCTTTGTTGTAGAACTTAAGAATTGCATATTGCTTTTCGACTATTTCCAAGGAAATCTTCCAGAATTTAATAATGATAAAAAGCTGTATGTATTTGCTAGTCATTCTCATCACGACCATTTTAATGATAGTATTTTTGAACTAAAAAAAGTACATCCTGACGTAACTTATATATTATCAAAGGATATAAATACTACAAAATCTAAAAATATAAGACTTATAGATTCAAATGAAAAAATAGTAATTGATAATTTAGAAATAGAAACTCTACAATCTAGCGACTTAGGTGTGGCATTTATTGTAAAAATCGAAAACAAAAGAATTTATCATGGGGGAGATTTAAACTGGTGGCACTGGGAAGGAGAAAACTCTCCTGAAGAAAATGCTCATGCTGAAAATTTATTTAAGAATTCTATAGATAAGATAAAAGAAATAAACATAGATGTAGCTTTTTTACCTTTGGATTCTCGACAAGGAAATCAATATTATTTAGGTTTTGATTATTTTATGAAAAATACTAATACTAAAATAGCATTTCCTATGCATTTTTGGAACAACTACTCTTTAGTTAAAACATTTAAAACTTCTAATCATGCTTTAAATTATAAAGATAAAATATTAGAAATAAATCATGACAATGAGGAATTTCGACTTTAA
- a CDS encoding HD domain-containing protein: MNLIDIYSNDFPVFIKELINTPEFKRLSNVGMNCGCEYTSFPIFSKGKDYTRYEHSIGVALIIWHFTKDIKRSIAGLLHDISSPVFAHVIDFLNGDHETQESTEEKTEEIIANSMDIQEILKKYNLSTKDVYDYHMYPIADNDSPLLSADRLEYTLGNAFYYGFKSMEEIRDMYEDLVVSINEFEESEISFSTLDKAIEFTSVSIENSKVYSSNVDRFAMQYLADLLKLAVSKRVISMKDLYTVENQVISKLKKDEELKSLWKDFTKLSQIFTSKEKPEYGYWVNIPAKKRYINPQVVSKGRVSNLSKNLSREIDDFLNVDFNIWLSGK, encoded by the coding sequence TTGAATTTAATTGATATATATAGTAATGATTTTCCTGTTTTCATAAAGGAGTTAATAAATACGCCTGAGTTTAAAAGACTTAGCAATGTTGGTATGAACTGTGGATGCGAATATACTAGTTTTCCCATATTTTCCAAAGGAAAGGATTATACTAGATATGAGCATAGTATAGGTGTTGCTCTTATAATTTGGCACTTTACAAAGGATATAAAACGATCTATAGCAGGTCTTTTACACGATATTAGTTCTCCCGTATTTGCTCATGTAATTGACTTTTTAAATGGAGATCATGAAACTCAAGAATCTACAGAAGAAAAAACGGAAGAAATTATAGCAAATTCTATGGACATACAAGAAATATTAAAAAAATATAATTTAAGCACTAAAGACGTTTATGACTATCATATGTATCCTATCGCAGATAACGATTCTCCTCTTCTTTCTGCAGATAGACTAGAGTACACTTTAGGTAATGCTTTTTACTATGGTTTTAAATCCATGGAAGAAATAAGAGATATGTATGAAGATTTAGTAGTAAGTATAAATGAATTTGAAGAAAGTGAAATTTCATTTAGTACTTTAGATAAAGCTATAGAGTTCACATCTGTATCCATTGAAAATTCTAAAGTATATAGTTCTAATGTAGATAGATTTGCCATGCAATACTTAGCTGATTTATTAAAATTGGCAGTAAGCAAAAGAGTTATAAGTATGAAGGATTTATATACTGTAGAAAATCAGGTTATTTCTAAGTTAAAAAAAGATGAAGAATTAAAGTCTCTGTGGAAGGATTTCACAAAGCTTTCTCAAATATTTACTAGCAAAGAAAAACCTGAATACGGATACTGGGTTAATATCCCTGCTAAAAAAAGATATATAAATCCTCAAGTAGTTTCTAAAGGAAGAGTTTCTAATTTATCTAAAAATTTATCAAGAGAAATAGATGATTTCTTAAATGTTGATTTTAATATTTGGTTAAGTGGAAAATAA
- a CDS encoding penicillin-binding transpeptidase domain-containing protein, whose translation MIRNKKLSMLVFIIMMIMAVFVLSGCSNKDEIKNTVNSYNKLLNEKNYGELYESLTTDSKNYIKEEFGGKEEFVKKYSAIYSAMNVSNIKVDVGDIKNKLEIPITVSMNTIGGKLKYDDATIKLKKEDNKYKISWDEGLILPDMVKGDKIKVEIIKGNRGKILDRDGNLLAYNGEANYVNIDSKAFKKESIKDLAKILDISEEYIEKKIESNANTEYATNIVILSKYENDKLDKVSKIKGITIQQLTSRVYVKGEAFGSLLGYVGNITSEELEKKSDKNYTSSSQIGKNGLEQVYEDKLRATDGAHIYIEREGSNVTVAKTKVSDGEDIKLAIDSKLQKEIYDQMEKEKGASIAMNSTNGEVLAMVSSPSYDSNTMVTYKTKEIAKEWEENNNACFDNRANDLYSPGSTMKLITASIGLENKIINPNEKMKIEGLNWQKSSSWGNYKVTRVKDISSVNLYDAVINSDNIYFADKAIKVGSENFIEGAKKFGLGLDMNFEYPMAKSQISNSGTIKNQILLGDTGYGQGEVLTTPLQITMAYSALANEGEIMTPRLVISENKEEKVYNRAIRKEDLKELQKDFSGVIDDDSGSGHLCKIDGVNLAGKTGTAEIKSTKEDKSGNENSWFVAVDLDDSKLAISMVMEDMKDKSTSKYLVPKVKNIMKRHLLDDK comes from the coding sequence ATGATTAGAAATAAAAAATTAAGTATGTTAGTATTTATTATCATGATGATTATGGCAGTATTTGTACTGAGTGGTTGTAGCAACAAGGATGAAATAAAAAATACTGTAAACAGCTATAATAAGTTGTTAAATGAAAAAAATTACGGTGAATTATACGAAAGTTTAACAACAGATTCTAAAAACTACATAAAAGAAGAGTTTGGTGGAAAAGAAGAATTTGTAAAAAAATACTCAGCAATTTATTCAGCTATGAATGTAAGTAACATAAAAGTAGATGTGGGAGATATTAAAAATAAATTAGAAATACCTATTACTGTTTCTATGAATACTATTGGAGGAAAATTAAAATATGATGATGCAACAATTAAGCTAAAAAAAGAAGATAATAAATATAAGATAAGTTGGGATGAAGGTTTAATTTTACCTGACATGGTTAAAGGAGATAAGATAAAAGTTGAAATAATTAAGGGAAATAGAGGAAAAATACTAGATAGAGATGGAAACTTGCTAGCATACAATGGAGAAGCAAATTATGTGAACATAGACAGTAAGGCATTTAAAAAAGAGAGTATAAAAGATTTAGCTAAAATACTTGATATAAGTGAAGAATACATAGAAAAGAAAATTGAAAGTAACGCTAATACAGAGTATGCTACAAACATTGTAATTCTTTCAAAATATGAAAATGATAAGCTAGATAAAGTTTCGAAAATAAAAGGAATAACTATACAACAGTTAACATCTAGAGTTTATGTAAAAGGTGAGGCTTTTGGAAGTCTGTTAGGATATGTAGGTAATATAACATCAGAAGAGTTGGAGAAAAAATCTGATAAAAACTACACAAGTAGTAGTCAAATAGGTAAAAATGGATTGGAACAAGTTTATGAAGATAAATTAAGAGCGACAGACGGAGCTCATATATATATTGAAAGAGAAGGCAGTAATGTAACCGTAGCTAAGACAAAAGTCAGTGATGGAGAAGATATAAAGTTAGCAATAGATTCAAAGCTACAAAAAGAAATATATGATCAAATGGAAAAAGAAAAAGGAGCATCCATAGCTATGAACTCAACTAATGGGGAAGTGTTGGCAATGGTTAGCTCACCTTCTTATGACTCTAACACTATGGTAACTTACAAAACTAAGGAGATAGCAAAAGAATGGGAAGAAAATAATAATGCATGTTTTGATAATAGAGCAAACGATTTATACTCACCAGGTTCTACTATGAAACTTATAACAGCATCTATAGGATTGGAAAATAAAATAATAAATCCAAATGAAAAGATGAAAATAGAAGGACTAAATTGGCAAAAATCATCTTCGTGGGGAAATTATAAAGTTACTAGAGTAAAAGATATAAGTTCTGTAAATTTATATGATGCGGTTATAAACTCTGACAATATTTATTTTGCAGATAAGGCTATTAAAGTAGGTAGTGAGAATTTTATAGAGGGAGCTAAGAAGTTTGGCTTAGGGTTAGATATGAACTTTGAATACCCTATGGCGAAATCTCAAATCTCAAATAGTGGTACAATAAAAAATCAAATTTTACTTGGAGATACAGGTTACGGACAAGGAGAAGTTCTAACAACTCCTTTGCAAATAACTATGGCGTATTCAGCTTTAGCAAATGAAGGTGAGATTATGACTCCAAGACTTGTGATAAGCGAAAATAAGGAAGAAAAAGTATATAATAGAGCTATAAGAAAAGAAGATTTAAAAGAATTACAAAAGGACTTTTCTGGTGTTATAGATGATGATAGTGGAAGTGGACATTTATGTAAAATAGATGGAGTTAACTTGGCAGGTAAAACGGGAACAGCAGAAATAAAATCAACTAAGGAAGATAAGAGTGGAAATGAAAATAGTTGGTTTGTTGCAGTTGATTTAGATGACTCTAAGTTAGCTATCTCAATGGTTATGGAAGATATGAAAGACAAATCAACATCAAAATATTTAGTACCTAAAGTGAAAAATATAATGAAAAGACATCTTTTAGATGATAAATAA
- a CDS encoding response regulator transcription factor codes for MIKILVVDDEPKICEFVKAYLDREGYKVTVAYNGKSAIENFEDVNYDLVILDRMLPDISGEEICKRIRKKSETPIIMLTAKIEDEDRIEGFTLGCDDYLCKPFNVRELVLRVKAILKRNNKLIDNNIIKFGNEIEINILSYEVRIRNKLVSLTNTEYKILLMLISNPQKVFTRVEILEQLEEGYYEKDDRAIDSHIKNLRQKIEENPKNCKIIQTVYGIGYKFGLKK; via the coding sequence ATGATTAAAATATTAGTAGTAGATGACGAACCAAAAATTTGTGAGTTTGTAAAAGCCTATTTGGATAGAGAAGGATATAAAGTTACAGTTGCTTATAATGGAAAAAGTGCAATTGAAAACTTTGAAGATGTTAATTATGACTTGGTTATTTTGGATAGAATGTTACCAGATATAAGTGGAGAAGAAATATGTAAGCGTATTAGAAAAAAATCCGAAACGCCTATAATAATGCTTACAGCTAAAATTGAAGACGAAGATAGAATAGAAGGATTTACCTTGGGTTGTGATGACTACTTATGTAAACCATTTAATGTGAGAGAGTTAGTACTTAGAGTAAAAGCTATTTTAAAAAGAAATAATAAATTAATTGATAATAATATTATAAAATTTGGGAATGAAATTGAAATAAATATTTTGTCCTATGAAGTTAGAATAAGAAATAAACTAGTTTCACTTACTAACACAGAATATAAAATATTATTAATGCTAATTTCAAATCCACAAAAAGTATTTACAAGAGTTGAGATATTAGAGCAACTAGAAGAAGGATATTATGAAAAAGATGATCGTGCTATTGATAGCCATATAAAAAACCTAAGACAAAAAATAGAAGAAAACCCTAAAAACTGTAAAATAATACAAACAGTTTATGGAATTGGATATAAATTTGGACTTAAAAAATAA